CCGATCAGCAGCGAGGTCATCCGGTGCACCCAGCGCTCGGCCGGCGTGAACCGCAGCAGCTCAGGTGGGCGGGTCATCGCGGAAGTTCGACCGGCCGACCCAGCCGTCGACGGCGTAGCCGTACTGCTCCCAGTAGCCCGGGATCACCGTGGGCGTGAGCTGAATCCCGCCGAGCCACTTGCACGACTTGTAGCCGTACATCGGCGCGACCAGCATCCGCACCGGCCCGCCGTGGTCGTGCGACACCGGCCCGCCGTCCATGCCGTAGGCGACGAGCACGTCGGGGCGGCGCGACTGGTCCAGCGTCAACGACTCGGTGTAGACGCCGTCGAACGACGTGAACCGCAGTGCCTTCGCGCTCGGCTGCACCCCGACGGCGTCGAGCAGGTCGGCGAGGCGTACGCCGGCCCAGTGCACCTTCGGCACCCGCCAGCCGGTGACGCACTGGAAGTCGCGGGTGAGCCGCGTGACGGGCATCGCCTGCAGGTCGGCGAACGTCAACGTCGTGGGCTTCTCGACCAGGCCGCCGACGGCCAGCCGGTAGTCGGCCGGCGTGCGCGTCGGCTCGTCGGTCACGGTGTAGATGCGCCAGCCGCCGGTCGGCAGCAGCGACGAGACGCCCGTGGGGTCGTGGCTCGACAGCGCGCTCACCGCGCGGGTGGCCACGGACGACAGCGGCCCGCCGGCGAGCACGCCGAGCGCGCCCGCGCCGAGCATCCCGAGCACCACCCGGCGACCGACCGGGGTGCCGTCCGTCACACCGGCTCAACGCGGCGGGCGTACCCGTGCGTTCCCATCACCTCTTGATCATGGGCTCCTTCGCGGCCGCCGTACGATCCGCGCATGGCCAGCCTTCCCGAGCGCGGCATGTCCGGTGACGAGATCGTCGCGGCGCTGGAGCGCAAGCGGGAGCACGACGCACGCTGGCAGGACGGGCGGACGTTCGGCCTGGTCTTCACCGCCGGGCCGGAGGTCGATGCGCTTGCCGAGCGGGTCGCCACGATGTTCGTGCACGACAACGCGCTCAACCCGGCGGCGTTCCCGAGCCTGGCCGAGATCGAGCGTGACGTCGTCGGCATCAGCCTCGACCTGATGCACGGTCCGGACGGTGCGGCCGGGTTCATGACGTCCGGCGGCACCGAGAGCATCCTCATGGCGGTGGTCGCGGCTCGCGAACGCGCGCGGGTCGAACGCGGCATCACCGGCGGCGAGATCGTGCTGCCGGTCAGCGCGCACGCGGCGTTCCACAAGGCGGCGCACTACTTCGGGTTGACCGTGCGGCCGGTGCCGGTCGACGCCGGCTGGCGGGCCGACGTCGAGGCCGCCGCGGAGGTGGTCAACGACCGCACCGTGCTCGTCGTCGGCTCCGCGCCGCAGTACCCGCAGGGCGTCGTCGACCCGATCCCGGAGCTGGCCGCCCTGGCCCGAGGTGTCGGAGCAAGCTTTCACACCGACGCGTGCATGGGCGGTTTCGTGCTGCCGTTCATGGAGCGCCTCGGTGAACCGGTGCCCCCGTGGGACTTCCGCGTCGGCGGCGTGACCACGATCTCGGCCGACATCCACAAGCTCGGCTACGCACCCAAGGGCGCATCGGTCGTGCTGCACCGGTCCAAGAAGCTGCGCTCCTACCAGACGTTCCTCTTCGACGACTGGCTCGGCGGCTTCTACGGCTCGCCCAACATGCAGGGCACCCGCCTCGGCATGCCCATGGCGACCGCGTGGGCCGTGCTGCACCACATCGGTCTCGACGGCTACCTGCGCCTGACCCGCGAGACGGTCGACGCGACACGGCAGATCGCCGACGGCGTACGCCGCATCGCCGGTCTGCGCCTGCTCGCGGAGCCGGCCGCACACCTGCTCGCGATCGGCTCCGACGGCGTGGACGTCTTCACGGTGGGCGACGGGCTGCACGCGGCCGGCTGGCACGTCGACCGGCAGGGGCCACCGGACTCACTGCACCTGACGGTCAGCGCCG
This genomic interval from Mycobacteriales bacterium contains the following:
- a CDS encoding molybdopterin-dependent oxidoreductase; the protein is MTDGTPVGRRVVLGMLGAGALGVLAGGPLSSVATRAVSALSSHDPTGVSSLLPTGGWRIYTVTDEPTRTPADYRLAVGGLVEKPTTLTFADLQAMPVTRLTRDFQCVTGWRVPKVHWAGVRLADLLDAVGVQPSAKALRFTSFDGVYTESLTLDQSRRPDVLVAYGMDGGPVSHDHGGPVRMLVAPMYGYKSCKWLGGIQLTPTVIPGYWEQYGYAVDGWVGRSNFRDDPPT
- a CDS encoding aminotransferase class V-fold PLP-dependent enzyme; this translates as MASLPERGMSGDEIVAALERKREHDARWQDGRTFGLVFTAGPEVDALAERVATMFVHDNALNPAAFPSLAEIERDVVGISLDLMHGPDGAAGFMTSGGTESILMAVVAARERARVERGITGGEIVLPVSAHAAFHKAAHYFGLTVRPVPVDAGWRADVEAAAEVVNDRTVLVVGSAPQYPQGVVDPIPELAALARGVGASFHTDACMGGFVLPFMERLGEPVPPWDFRVGGVTTISADIHKLGYAPKGASVVLHRSKKLRSYQTFLFDDWLGGFYGSPNMQGTRLGMPMATAWAVLHHIGLDGYLRLTRETVDATRQIADGVRRIAGLRLLAEPAAHLLAIGSDGVDVFTVGDGLHAAGWHVDRQGPPDSLHLTVSAGNVPVVREFLADLEAAADEARGARVTDRSTSYAGTD